GGCATCGAGATCAATTCATTGGATATGTGGGACGCCACGCGTGCGCACATCATACCGTATTTCCGGTCGGTCCTCCGCGGTATTCACGGCCAGCCCGACCGGGGCATCCTATATCGACATTCCCTTGATCGGCAGCGCGAAGTTCGTGACGTCCGTGGCCGCGCAGCCGGCGATGGTGCCGTCCACCATCGTGTTGCATCAGAACTACCCCAACCCTTTCAACCCGTCCACCACCATCCGGTTCGACCTCGCCACGTCCGGGGAGGTCCGCCTCGAGGTGTACACCGTAACGGGTCAGCGTATTGCGACGCTGGTCGACGGCATCATGCCCCCGGGCACTCATGCCATCCCGTTCCAGGCGCGCGACATCGCCAGCGGCGTCTATTATTATCGCCTGACGACACATGTGGGGTCGTCGGTCCGTTCGATGGTGCTGTTGCAGTGGGAGGAGACTGGTAGGGGGTGCGCGGCCCGACACCCACAGATTGGCGGGAGGTATGCGTGCCTGTGTAGGGGCGGTGCATGCAGTGCCCCTGAACAATCCCATCATGGATTCGGCTGCGGGAGGGGTATGCGATGCCTGTGTAGGGGCGGTGCATGCACCGCCCCTACTTCCTGGAACCCGTTGGCAATGCAACGACCTCTGATCGCCGCGACACCCCGGCTTCGTTGAACGCCTCGATCGCAACATGGTAACCCTGACCTACCGTTAACGCGCGCAACTCCAACAGGCACGGCCTGTCGGCGAACACCTGAGAGGTCTGATACAGCTTGTCCGGCGCGATCCCCCACAGGATATTGTATCCCACGACGCCCGGCACCGGATCCCATGATATCGTTGCATCGCGCTCATCCTCATGACGACGCACCGTGAGTCCCACTGCCACCGCCGGAAGCGGAACGTTGCACTGCCCGAACACTCTGATATCGGAGATCGCAAGGTGGTTCGCACTCACGTGCAGGTGTTCATAGCGGATGTACCGCGCATGCACGGGTGCGGGAAGTTCGATGTAGGCATTGGGCCGGTCACGCTTCTCATGTGACAGATCCGCGATCAGGTTCCACTGCACGCTATCGACCGATGCGAAGATCCTGAACTGCGTATACACTGTAGAATCCATGCGGTAAATGCCGGACTGATGGTCGGTGTAATTCACCTGAAGCGCGCGGACGGTACACGCTGCGCCGAGGTCCAGGATCACCCACTGACCGGCAGGAGTGTTCTCCGCAAGCCAGTACGTTCGCGGGTCTTCGTCCGTCAGGGCGATCGGAGCGTGGCCCGGCGCGTACCCCGTTGCGGTCACTGCTTTGCGGTAGGACAACAACATCCATCCCGCGAACAACTCCGCGGGATCTGCTACCGGCCCCGAAGGGAGACGATGCGGGAGATCACCGAACCGCGTCGATGCGTGCAGCAGACCGTCGCGGTCGAACGCTGCCGGGAACTGAGCAATGCGACGCTCGAAATCCCAATTCACAGCGATCCATGGCGTGCCGGTATTCCAGTAGTTTCCGTACCGGTCCTGAAAGGTGTTCCCGTGCCCCGCACCGGTCACAAACCCCCCGGGCTTGTACGAGATGGGATTGTTCGGCGCATACACGAAGGGGCCGAGCGGGTCATCCCCGACGTACACGCCATTCGCATAGACATTGTATTCGGTACCGGGTGCCCCGTACTGGAGATAATACTTGCCGTCGTGTTTCGTCATCCATGCCCCCTCCATGAACGGCAACCTCGGGTCAGTGTGGTCCCGCCCGAACCGCTCCCAACCGTTCTGATCGGGGTGCAGAGTGATGAGTGCCTTCGCCGTCCCCCGGTAGGAGAACTTCCCCGCATGATCGAGTTCGATCCCCCACAACGGATACACGTTCGAGGAACCCCAGTACAGGTACCAGCGGTCCGTTTCTTCATCGTGATACACACCCGGATCCCAGGGCCCTGCGGCGCCGGACGGGACTTCGAGGCGTGGTGTGAAGACGTGCAGACTTCCCGAGTCGAGGTTCGTCGTCCAGTACACGGGCCGTGGTGTGAATGCGGATTGGAACAGATAGAACGTGTCGCGCACAAAGAGTCCGGCCGGCGCACAGTTATCATCCACCGGCCAGACGTTCGGCTCAACGAACTGCCAGTGCAGCATGTCCGGCGAGCGCCACCACCCGCCGGAGATCGTCGCGAACAGATAGTACGTTCCACGGTGGTACACCATCA
The nucleotide sequence above comes from Ignavibacteriota bacterium. Encoded proteins:
- a CDS encoding T9SS type A sorting domain-containing protein, translated to MRTSYRISGRSSAVFTASPTGASYIDIPLIGSAKFVTSVAAQPAMVPSTIVLHQNYPNPFNPSTTIRFDLATSGEVRLEVYTVTGQRIATLVDGIMPPGTHAIPFQARDIASGVYYYRLTTHVGSSVRSMVLLQWEETGRGCAARHPQIGGRYACLCRGGACSAPEQSHHGFGCGRGMRCLCRGGACTAPTSWNPLAMQRPLIAATPRLR
- a CDS encoding family 43 glycosylhydrolase, which gives rise to MPWLAAVALALTVLPALCNAQSSGITTYCNPVDLDYRYNWEQSDRKISYRSGADPVMVYHRGTYYLFATISGGWWRSPDMLHWQFVEPNVWPVDDNCAPAGLFVRDTFYLFQSAFTPRPVYWTTNLDSGSLHVFTPRLEVPSGAAGPWDPGVYHDEETDRWYLYWGSSNVYPLWGIELDHAGKFSYRGTAKALITLHPDQNGWERFGRDHTDPRLPFMEGAWMTKHDGKYYLQYGAPGTEYNVYANGVYVGDDPLGPFVYAPNNPISYKPGGFVTGAGHGNTFQDRYGNYWNTGTPWIAVNWDFERRIAQFPAAFDRDGLLHASTRFGDLPHRLPSGPVADPAELFAGWMLLSYRKAVTATGYAPGHAPIALTDEDPRTYWLAENTPAGQWVILDLGAACTVRALQVNYTDHQSGIYRMDSTVYTQFRIFASVDSVQWNLIADLSHEKRDRPNAYIELPAPVHARYIRYEHLHVSANHLAISDIRVFGQCNVPLPAVAVGLTVRRHEDERDATISWDPVPGVVGYNILWGIAPDKLYQTSQVFADRPCLLELRALTVGQGYHVAIEAFNEAGVSRRSEVVALPTGSRK